From a single Streptomyces rubradiris genomic region:
- a CDS encoding ABC transporter ATP-binding protein, which translates to MAAERGWARRLAGYAWRYPKDVVLALGSSLAGMAVMAVVPLITKVIIDDVIGDHSRAMAPWAGALIGAAVLVYVLTYIRRYYGGRLALDVQHDLRTEMYGTITRLDGRRQDELSTGQVVGRATSDLQLIQGLLFMLPMTIGNVLLFLMSLVIMAWLSLPLTLIALAVAPALGWIARRSRTRLHPATWYAQAQAAAVAGVVDGAVGGVRVVKGFGQEEQETNKLREVGRRLFAGRLRTIRLNSRYTPALQAVPALGQVAMLALGGWLAVHGHITLGTFVAFSTYLAQLVGPVRMLAMVLTVGQQARAGTERVLELIDTEPALKDGTKELPADAPATVEFDDVSFGYDDERPVLEGISFEIRPGETLAVVGSSGSGKSTLSLLLPRFYDVHRGAVLIGGHDVRELTLDSLRAAIGLVPEDSFLFSDTVRANIAYGRPDATDEEIEAAARAAQADRFISELPDGYDTKVGEHGLTLSGGQRQRLALARALLTDPRLLVLDDATSAVDARVEHEIHEALGRVMRGRTTLLIAHRRSTLNLADRIAVLDGGRLADLGTHDELQERSALYRRLLTDPDELGGVSPGHARPATPAEDTSVRDELDAEFDAERGVTPRLWTGDREPEDRALAGSPATPELLAQVEALPPATDTPDIDEGRATLPEESYGLRRLLRGFWPPLLVSLALVAVDAGAGLLLPVLIRHGIDSGVTRMAIGAVWSASLLALLTVLVQWAAQIAEIRKTGRTGERVLYTLRLKIFAQLQRLGLDYYERELTGRIMTRMTTDVDALSTFLQTGLVTAFVSVVTFFGIMVALLVLDVQLALVVFATLPPLAVATFFFRRASVKAYELARERVSAVNADLQETVAGLRIVQAFRRERDGGRRFAERSADYRRARVHGQWLISVYFPFVQLLSSVAAAAVLIAGAGRVEAATLTTGALVAYLLYIDLFFAPVQQLSQVFDGYQQATVSLGRIQELLREPTSTKTAKAPLEVLSLRGDIAFEGVRFAYGDEEEALTGIDLTIPAGQTVAFVGETGAGKSTLVKLVARFYDPTAGRVTVDGTDLRALDLTSYRHRLGVVPQEAYLFPGTVRDAIAYGRPDATDAEVEAAARAVGAHEMIARLPGGYLHRVAERGRNLSAGQRQLIALARAELVDPDVLLLDEATAALDLATEAQVNQATDRLAGRRTTLVVAHRLTTAARADRVVVMDHGRVAEDGTHEELLARGGRYAELWRTFIGRSEPEEPVGAAR; encoded by the coding sequence GTGGCAGCGGAACGGGGATGGGCGCGGCGGCTGGCGGGGTACGCCTGGCGGTATCCGAAGGACGTCGTCCTGGCCCTCGGCTCCTCCCTCGCCGGCATGGCGGTGATGGCCGTCGTCCCCCTGATCACCAAGGTGATCATCGACGACGTGATAGGCGACCACAGCCGCGCCATGGCCCCCTGGGCCGGCGCCCTCATAGGCGCCGCCGTCCTCGTCTACGTCCTCACCTACATACGCCGCTACTACGGCGGCCGGCTCGCCCTGGACGTCCAGCACGACCTGCGGACCGAGATGTACGGCACGATCACCCGGCTGGACGGCCGCCGCCAGGACGAGCTGTCCACCGGGCAGGTCGTCGGCCGCGCCACCAGCGACCTCCAGCTGATCCAGGGCCTGCTCTTCATGCTCCCGATGACCATCGGGAACGTCCTGCTCTTCCTGATGTCCCTGGTGATCATGGCGTGGCTGTCGCTGCCGCTCACCCTGATCGCCCTCGCCGTCGCCCCCGCCCTCGGCTGGATCGCCCGGCGCAGCCGCACCCGGCTGCACCCGGCCACCTGGTACGCCCAGGCGCAGGCCGCCGCCGTGGCCGGCGTGGTCGACGGCGCGGTCGGCGGCGTGCGCGTGGTGAAGGGCTTCGGGCAGGAGGAGCAGGAGACCAACAAGCTCCGCGAGGTGGGCCGCCGGCTGTTCGCGGGCCGGCTGCGCACGATCCGCCTGAACAGCCGCTACACCCCGGCCCTCCAGGCCGTCCCCGCGCTCGGCCAGGTCGCCATGCTGGCCCTCGGCGGCTGGCTCGCCGTGCACGGCCACATCACCCTCGGCACCTTCGTGGCCTTCTCCACCTATCTGGCCCAGCTGGTCGGCCCGGTCCGGATGCTCGCCATGGTCCTCACGGTCGGCCAGCAGGCCCGCGCCGGCACCGAGCGCGTGCTGGAGCTGATCGACACCGAGCCGGCCCTGAAGGACGGCACCAAGGAGCTGCCCGCCGACGCGCCCGCGACCGTCGAGTTCGACGACGTGAGCTTCGGCTACGACGACGAGCGGCCGGTCCTGGAGGGGATCAGCTTCGAGATCCGGCCCGGCGAGACCCTCGCCGTCGTCGGCTCCTCGGGCTCCGGCAAGTCCACCCTCTCGCTGCTCCTGCCGCGCTTCTACGACGTCCACCGGGGCGCCGTCCTGATCGGCGGCCACGACGTGCGCGAGCTGACCCTGGACTCGCTGCGGGCCGCGATCGGACTCGTCCCGGAAGATTCGTTCCTCTTCTCCGACACCGTCCGCGCCAACATCGCCTACGGCCGCCCGGACGCCACCGACGAGGAGATCGAGGCCGCCGCCCGCGCCGCCCAGGCGGACCGTTTCATCAGCGAGCTGCCGGACGGCTACGACACCAAGGTCGGCGAACACGGCCTGACCCTCTCCGGCGGCCAGCGCCAGCGCCTCGCGCTCGCCCGCGCCCTGCTCACCGATCCCCGCCTGCTGGTCCTGGACGACGCCACCTCGGCCGTCGACGCCCGCGTGGAGCACGAGATCCACGAGGCGCTGGGCCGGGTGATGCGGGGCCGCACCACCCTGCTCATCGCCCACCGCCGCTCCACCCTGAACCTCGCCGACCGCATCGCCGTCCTGGACGGCGGCCGGCTCGCCGACCTCGGCACCCACGACGAACTCCAGGAGCGCTCGGCCCTCTACCGGCGGCTGCTCACCGACCCGGACGAGCTGGGCGGCGTCTCCCCGGGCCACGCCCGCCCGGCCACGCCCGCCGAGGACACCTCCGTCCGCGACGAGCTGGACGCCGAGTTCGACGCCGAGCGGGGCGTCACCCCCCGGCTGTGGACCGGCGACCGCGAACCGGAGGACCGGGCGCTCGCCGGCTCCCCGGCCACCCCGGAGCTGCTCGCCCAGGTCGAGGCGCTGCCCCCGGCCACCGACACCCCGGACATCGACGAGGGCCGCGCGACGCTGCCCGAGGAGTCCTACGGGCTGCGCCGCCTGCTGCGCGGCTTCTGGCCGCCGCTGCTGGTCAGCCTGGCGCTGGTCGCCGTGGACGCGGGCGCGGGCCTGCTGCTGCCGGTGCTGATCCGGCACGGCATCGACTCCGGCGTGACCCGGATGGCGATCGGCGCGGTGTGGTCGGCCTCCCTGCTCGCCCTGCTGACCGTGCTGGTGCAGTGGGCCGCGCAGATCGCCGAGATCCGGAAGACAGGCCGCACCGGCGAGCGCGTGCTCTACACCCTGCGGCTGAAGATCTTCGCGCAGCTCCAGCGGCTCGGCCTGGACTACTACGAGCGCGAGCTGACCGGCCGCATCATGACGCGGATGACCACGGACGTCGACGCCCTGTCGACCTTCCTCCAGACGGGCCTGGTCACCGCGTTCGTCTCGGTCGTCACCTTCTTCGGCATCATGGTCGCCCTGCTGGTCCTCGACGTGCAGCTCGCCCTGGTCGTCTTCGCCACCCTGCCCCCGCTGGCCGTGGCCACCTTCTTCTTCCGCCGGGCCAGCGTGAAGGCGTACGAACTGGCCCGTGAACGCGTCTCGGCGGTCAACGCCGACCTCCAGGAGACCGTGGCCGGACTGCGGATCGTGCAGGCATTCCGGCGGGAGCGGGACGGCGGCCGGCGGTTCGCCGAGCGCAGCGCCGACTACCGGCGCGCCCGCGTCCACGGCCAGTGGCTGATATCGGTGTACTTCCCGTTCGTGCAGCTGCTGTCGTCGGTCGCGGCGGCGGCCGTGCTGATCGCGGGCGCGGGCCGGGTGGAGGCGGCCACCCTGACCACCGGCGCCCTGGTGGCCTACCTGCTCTACATCGACCTGTTCTTCGCGCCCGTCCAGCAGCTCTCCCAGGTCTTCGACGGCTACCAGCAGGCCACGGTCTCGCTGGGCCGCATCCAGGAGCTGCTGCGCGAGCCGACGTCCACGAAGACCGCGAAGGCCCCGCTGGAGGTGCTCTCGCTGCGCGGCGACATCGCCTTCGAGGGGGTCCGGTTCGCCTACGGCGACGAGGAGGAGGCCCTCACCGGCATCGACCTGACGATCCCGGCCGGGCAGACGGTCGCCTTCGTCGGCGAGACCGGCGCCGGGAAGTCGACCCTGGTCAAGCTGGTCGCGCGGTTCTACGACCCGACCGCCGGGCGGGTCACGGTGGACGGCACGGACCTGCGCGCCCTGGACCTCACCTCGTACCGGCACCGGCTCGGCGTGGTGCCGCAGGAGGCGTACCTCTTCCCGGGCACCGTCCGCGACGCCATCGCCTACGGCCGGCCCGACGCCACCGACGCCGAGGTGGAGGCGGCGGCCCGCGCGGTCGGCGCGCACGAGATGATCGCCCGGCTGCCGGGCGGCTATCTGCACCGGGTGGCCGAGCGCGGCCGGAACCTCTCGGCGGGCCAGCGCCAGCTGATCGCCCTGGCCCGCGCCGAGCTGGTCGACCCGGACGTCCTGCTGCTGGACGAGGCCACGGCCGCCCTGGACCTGGCCACCGAGGCCCAGGTCAACCAGGCCACCGACCGGCTGGCGGGCCGTCGTACCACGCTGGTGGTGGCGCACCGGCTGACCACCGCGGCCCGCGCCGACCGGGTCGTGGTGATGGACCACGGTCGGGTCGCCGAGGACGGCACCCACGAGGAACTGCTGGCCCGCGGCGGCCGGTACGCCGAACTGTGGCGGACCTTCATCGGCCGGTCCGAGCCGGAGGAGCCGGTCGGCGCGGCCCGGTGA
- a CDS encoding S28 family serine protease has protein sequence MRKALRWLLALTVLIGTLGTTAGAATAAGDEPTDIKDRLLSIPGTSLIEEKPYPGYRYFVLNFTQPVDHRHPDRGTFQQRITVLHKDVSRPTVFYTGGYGVSTKPSRREPTQIVDGNQVSLEYRYFSPSRPQPADWSKLDIWQAASDQHRVFRALKAVYPANWLATGASKGGMTATYYERFYPGDMDGVVAYVAPNDVVDDEDSAYDRFFARVGTEECREKLTAVQREALVRRERMEKKYAEYAADKGRTFDTIGGLDRAYEAVVLDYAWGFWQYGLLEDCDTIPAATADDDALWTSLDTVSGFDAYTDQGLDPYTPYYYQAGTQLGAPTIHFPGIDRELIRYGYQPPRNYVPRSIPMRFQPWAMRDVDTWVRHHATRMIFVYGQNDPWGSERFRPGAGARDSYVFTAPGMNHGANVAGLVPDEKSLATARILAWAGLPRATVDRAKPLARYDARLDVRDVEREPALRPRVVG, from the coding sequence ATGCGCAAGGCGCTCCGATGGCTGCTCGCGCTCACGGTGCTGATCGGCACGCTGGGCACGACGGCCGGGGCGGCCACCGCCGCCGGCGATGAGCCCACCGACATCAAGGACCGGCTCCTGTCGATACCCGGCACGAGCCTGATCGAGGAGAAGCCGTACCCCGGCTACCGCTACTTCGTCCTGAACTTCACCCAGCCGGTCGACCACCGCCACCCCGACCGGGGCACCTTCCAGCAGCGGATCACCGTACTGCACAAGGACGTGAGCCGGCCCACCGTCTTCTACACCGGCGGCTACGGCGTCTCCACCAAGCCCTCGCGCCGCGAGCCCACCCAGATCGTGGACGGCAACCAGGTCTCCCTGGAATACCGCTACTTCAGCCCCTCGCGCCCCCAGCCGGCCGACTGGTCCAAGCTCGACATCTGGCAGGCCGCGAGCGACCAGCACCGCGTGTTCCGGGCGCTGAAGGCCGTCTACCCCGCCAACTGGCTGGCCACCGGCGCCTCCAAGGGCGGCATGACGGCCACCTACTACGAGCGGTTCTACCCGGGCGACATGGACGGCGTCGTCGCCTACGTCGCGCCCAACGACGTCGTCGACGACGAGGACTCCGCCTACGACCGCTTCTTCGCCCGCGTCGGCACCGAGGAGTGCCGGGAGAAGCTGACCGCCGTGCAGCGCGAGGCGCTGGTGCGCCGCGAGCGCATGGAGAAGAAGTACGCCGAGTACGCCGCCGACAAGGGCCGCACCTTCGACACCATCGGCGGCCTGGACCGGGCCTACGAGGCGGTCGTCCTGGACTACGCCTGGGGCTTCTGGCAGTACGGCCTGCTGGAGGACTGCGACACGATCCCGGCCGCCACGGCGGACGACGACGCGCTGTGGACCTCGCTCGACACCGTCTCCGGCTTCGACGCCTACACCGACCAGGGACTGGACCCGTACACCCCGTACTACTACCAGGCCGGCACCCAGCTGGGCGCCCCCACCATCCACTTCCCCGGCATCGACCGCGAGCTGATCCGCTACGGCTACCAGCCGCCCCGGAACTACGTGCCCCGTTCCATCCCGATGCGGTTCCAGCCGTGGGCGATGCGGGACGTGGACACCTGGGTGCGGCACCACGCCACGCGCATGATCTTCGTCTACGGCCAGAACGACCCCTGGGGCTCGGAGCGCTTCCGGCCCGGCGCGGGTGCCCGTGACTCCTACGTGTTCACCGCGCCCGGCATGAACCACGGCGCCAACGTGGCCGGTCTGGTCCCGGACGAGAAGAGCCTCGCCACCGCCCGCATCCTGGCCTGGGCGGGCCTGCCGCGGGCCACCGTGGACCGGGCCAAGCCGCTGGCCCGCTATGACGCGCGGCTGGACGTACGGGACGTGGAGCGGGAGCCCGCGCTGCGGCCCCGGGTCGTCGGCTAG
- a CDS encoding glycoside hydrolase family 3 protein translates to MPDTSTGSDTGTGSTRRDTARPSRRAVLAATAGLTAALTVPATADATEDGDRRLRALISRMTLEEKVGQLFVTRVYGHSATDPDQADIDLNQKELGVRTAAELIAKYRVGGVIYFAWAHNTRDPRQIAALSDGIQRVSLDQPRGLPVLIATDQEHGAVCRIGRPATLLPGAMAIGAGRSRSDARTLGRISGAELRAMGVHQDYAPDADVNVNPANPVIGVRSFGADPDAVAALVAAEVRGYQSAGVATSAKHFPGHGDTSVDSHYGFPVITHSRELWERLDAVPFRAAIRAGVDSVMTGHIQFPALDGSGDPATLSRPVLTGILREELGYDGVVITDSLGMQGVRTKYGDDRVPVLALKAGVDQLLNPPSLDVAWNAVLTAVRNGELTEDRLDESILRILRLKARRGVLDDPWARPDRIGRTVGTKAHLAAADRMAERTTTLLVNEDGTLPFDHRREQRVLVVGADPASPSGTTGPPTGVLAAALTELGFTATALSTGTAPSAATVDKAVTAAGNADAVVVATYNVTAGSSQRTLVDRLLATGRPVAVVAVRNPYDIAQLPAVRACLATYCWTDVELRAAARVLAGRVAPRGRLPVPVRRADDPARELYPIGHGLRY, encoded by the coding sequence GTGCCCGACACCAGCACGGGAAGCGACACCGGTACGGGAAGCACACGAAGAGACACCGCACGGCCGTCCCGGCGCGCCGTTCTCGCCGCGACCGCGGGCCTCACCGCCGCGCTCACCGTCCCGGCGACCGCCGACGCCACCGAAGACGGCGACCGCCGGCTGCGTGCCCTGATCTCCCGCATGACGCTGGAGGAGAAGGTCGGCCAGCTGTTCGTGACGCGGGTCTACGGCCACTCCGCCACCGACCCCGACCAGGCCGACATCGACCTCAACCAGAAGGAACTCGGCGTCCGCACCGCCGCCGAGCTGATCGCGAAGTACCGGGTCGGCGGCGTCATCTACTTCGCCTGGGCGCACAACACCCGCGACCCGCGGCAGATCGCCGCCCTGTCCGACGGCATCCAGCGGGTTTCGCTGGACCAGCCGCGCGGGCTGCCCGTGCTCATCGCCACCGACCAGGAGCACGGCGCGGTGTGCCGGATCGGCAGGCCCGCCACCCTGCTGCCCGGCGCGATGGCGATCGGCGCGGGCCGCTCCCGCTCCGACGCGCGGACCCTCGGCCGGATCTCCGGCGCCGAACTGCGCGCGATGGGCGTCCACCAGGACTACGCCCCCGACGCCGACGTGAACGTCAACCCGGCCAACCCGGTCATCGGGGTGCGCTCCTTCGGCGCCGACCCGGACGCGGTCGCCGCGCTGGTCGCCGCCGAGGTGAGGGGCTATCAGTCGGCCGGGGTGGCGACGAGCGCCAAGCACTTCCCGGGGCACGGGGACACCTCCGTGGACAGCCACTACGGCTTCCCGGTCATCACGCACAGCCGGGAGCTGTGGGAGCGGCTGGACGCCGTGCCGTTCCGGGCGGCGATCCGGGCGGGCGTCGACTCGGTCATGACCGGGCACATCCAGTTCCCGGCCCTGGACGGCTCCGGCGACCCGGCCACCCTGTCCCGGCCGGTGCTGACCGGCATCCTGCGCGAGGAGCTCGGCTACGACGGGGTCGTGATCACCGACTCGCTCGGCATGCAGGGCGTGCGCACCAAGTACGGCGACGACCGGGTGCCGGTGCTGGCGCTGAAGGCGGGCGTGGACCAGCTGCTCAACCCGCCGTCGCTGGACGTGGCGTGGAACGCGGTGCTGACGGCCGTACGCAACGGCGAGCTGACCGAGGACCGGCTCGATGAATCGATCCTGCGCATTCTGCGGCTGAAGGCCCGGCGCGGGGTGCTCGACGACCCCTGGGCCCGCCCGGACCGGATCGGCCGCACGGTGGGCACGAAGGCCCATCTGGCCGCCGCCGACCGCATGGCCGAGCGCACCACCACCCTGCTGGTCAACGAGGACGGCACGCTGCCCTTCGACCACCGCCGGGAACAGCGGGTCCTGGTCGTCGGCGCCGACCCGGCCTCCCCGTCCGGCACCACCGGCCCGCCCACCGGCGTGCTGGCCGCCGCCCTCACCGAACTGGGCTTCACCGCGACCGCCCTGTCCACCGGCACCGCGCCCTCCGCCGCGACTGTCGACAAGGCCGTCACCGCCGCCGGGAACGCGGACGCGGTGGTCGTGGCCACGTACAACGTGACGGCGGGCAGCTCCCAGCGCACCCTGGTCGACCGCCTGCTGGCCACCGGCAGACCGGTGGCCGTGGTGGCGGTCCGCAACCCGTACGACATCGCGCAGCTGCCCGCCGTCCGGGCGTGCCTCGCCACGTACTGCTGGACGGACGTCGAACTGCGCGCCGCCGCACGGGTCCTGGCCGGGCGCGTGGCACCGCGCGGGCGGCTCCCGGTGCCGGTGCGACGGGCGGACGACCCGGCACGGGAGCTGTACCCGATCGGGCACGGGCTGAGGTACTAG
- a CDS encoding alpha/beta hydrolase: MTTPRSYVILHGWQNHRPKAHWQHWLADRLTALGHHVTYPGLPDPDDPDLEVWLGELARHLEESEGTGELVVVAHSASALLWLHAAARGMRQLDRAGRVLLVAPPSGSVLARHPEVTAFAPPPLDFTLPGPARLVAGDDDPYCPEGAATLFAEPLGIPADILPGAAHLDLDAGYGPWPAVLDWCLNETVPLTARPAR; the protein is encoded by the coding sequence ATGACAACCCCGCGCTCCTATGTGATCCTGCACGGCTGGCAGAACCACCGTCCGAAGGCCCACTGGCAGCACTGGCTCGCCGACCGCCTCACCGCGCTCGGCCACCACGTCACCTACCCGGGCCTGCCCGACCCCGACGACCCCGACCTGGAAGTCTGGCTCGGTGAACTGGCCCGGCACCTGGAGGAGTCCGAGGGCACCGGGGAGCTGGTCGTGGTGGCCCACAGCGCCTCCGCCCTGCTGTGGCTGCACGCCGCCGCCCGGGGCATGCGCCAACTGGACCGCGCCGGCCGGGTGCTGCTCGTCGCCCCGCCGTCCGGGTCCGTCCTCGCCCGGCACCCGGAGGTGACCGCCTTCGCCCCGCCCCCGCTCGACTTCACCCTGCCCGGCCCGGCCCGCCTGGTCGCGGGCGACGACGACCCGTACTGCCCCGAGGGCGCGGCCACGCTCTTCGCCGAGCCGCTCGGCATCCCCGCCGACATCCTCCCGGGCGCCGCCCACCTCGACCTGGACGCCGGCTACGGCCCCTGGCCGGCCGTCCTGGACTGGTGCCTGAACGAAACGGTGCCGCTCACGGCACGGCCGGCTCGGTAG
- a CDS encoding MFS transporter codes for MSLAGSLLDLRPLRTSPVFRRLLIGRTVSVLGGFMTMVTVMYQVWDRTHSTAWTGAVGLAQALPLVGFGLFAGAWADRADRRRVYLAATVGQAVCSLALAVQGFTGHVPVAGVLLLVAAQSAFGALGAPAAGVFLPRLLPKDQVAAGLALQQVTSQSMMLLGPALAGVLLGWFGIGVCYLLDALSFGLAFYGAFGLPPLPPEGTPARPGLRGALDGLRFLAGHRVVRGALITDLAATVLSFPVSLFPLVNAERFGDEPRTLGLFLSALAVGGVAATALSGPLTRLARPGSVMLCASAGWGAALVLFGLSTSPWLGLALLVLAGAADAVAVVSRSTIVQTRTPDALLGRVTAAEQIVGQAGPSLGNVRGGLVAGWTSGVTALVAGGALCVLAVAAVATTTPELRDRKTPATEPAVP; via the coding sequence ATGAGCCTCGCCGGCTCCCTCCTCGACCTCCGCCCGCTGCGCACCTCGCCCGTCTTCCGGCGGCTGCTGATCGGGCGGACCGTGTCCGTGCTCGGCGGGTTCATGACCATGGTGACGGTCATGTACCAGGTGTGGGACCGGACCCACAGCACCGCCTGGACCGGCGCCGTCGGGCTCGCGCAGGCGCTGCCGCTGGTGGGGTTCGGGCTGTTCGCCGGAGCCTGGGCGGACCGGGCCGACCGGCGGCGGGTGTACCTCGCGGCCACCGTCGGGCAGGCGGTCTGCTCCCTCGCGCTCGCGGTGCAGGGCTTCACCGGGCACGTCCCGGTGGCCGGGGTGCTGCTGCTGGTCGCGGCGCAGTCGGCGTTCGGCGCGCTCGGCGCCCCGGCCGCCGGGGTGTTCCTGCCCCGCCTGCTGCCCAAGGACCAGGTGGCCGCCGGGCTCGCGCTGCAACAGGTCACCTCGCAGTCGATGATGCTGCTCGGGCCCGCGCTGGCCGGGGTGCTGCTCGGCTGGTTCGGCATCGGCGTGTGCTACCTGCTGGACGCCCTGAGCTTCGGCCTCGCCTTCTACGGCGCCTTCGGGCTGCCCCCGCTGCCGCCCGAGGGGACGCCCGCCCGGCCGGGGCTGCGCGGCGCGCTGGACGGGCTGCGGTTCCTGGCCGGGCACCGGGTGGTGCGCGGCGCGCTGATCACCGACCTGGCCGCCACCGTGCTGTCGTTCCCGGTGAGCCTGTTCCCGCTGGTCAACGCCGAGCGGTTCGGTGACGAGCCGCGCACCCTCGGGCTGTTCCTGTCGGCGCTGGCGGTGGGCGGGGTCGCGGCGACCGCGCTGTCCGGCCCGCTGACCCGGCTCGCCCGGCCGGGCTCGGTGATGCTGTGCGCGTCCGCCGGTTGGGGCGCGGCCCTGGTCCTGTTCGGGCTGTCCACCAGTCCCTGGCTGGGCCTGGCGCTGCTGGTGCTGGCCGGGGCGGCGGACGCCGTGGCGGTGGTCTCCCGGTCCACGATCGTGCAGACCCGTACCCCGGACGCGCTGCTCGGCCGGGTCACCGCGGCCGAGCAGATCGTCGGCCAGGCGGGCCCCAGCCTGGGCAACGTGCGCGGCGGCCTGGTGGCCGGCTGGACCTCCGGCGTGACCGCGCTGGTGGCCGGCGGGGCGCTGTGCGTCCTGGCGGTGGCCGCGGTCGCCACGACCACCCCCGAACTGCGCGACCGGAAGACCCCCGCTACCGAGCCGGCCGTGCCGTGA
- a CDS encoding sugar phosphate isomerase/epimerase family protein, producing MKLAFSTLGVPGLPLPDVLSLATAHGYHGVELRAHPEEPVRADLTPAERAGAAALFRSAGVEVVGLAGYARVAAAGEDGPVLAEIRELLRLAHDLGAPFVRVFPGAGADLPRAEADAIAARRLGAAAEDAAALGVRILLETHDSHRTGADAIRILGPVGHRHVGALWDVLHTWLGGEQPADSHAALAPHLGYVQVKDVASAGDTTPLPLGAGALPLAECVDVLTRRDWDGWLCWEYEKRWYEEAAPLAGLLGDGREYLARLLGEAA from the coding sequence ATGAAGCTGGCGTTCTCCACTCTCGGTGTCCCCGGGCTGCCCCTCCCGGACGTCCTCTCACTCGCGACCGCGCACGGCTACCACGGGGTCGAGCTGCGGGCCCACCCGGAGGAACCGGTGCGTGCGGACCTGACCCCCGCCGAACGCGCCGGGGCCGCCGCCCTGTTCCGGTCCGCCGGGGTGGAGGTGGTGGGGCTGGCCGGGTACGCCCGAGTAGCCGCGGCGGGCGAGGACGGACCCGTACTGGCGGAGATCCGGGAGCTGCTGCGGCTGGCCCACGACCTGGGCGCGCCCTTCGTACGGGTCTTCCCCGGCGCCGGCGCGGACCTGCCCCGCGCGGAGGCGGACGCGATCGCCGCGCGCCGGCTCGGTGCCGCCGCCGAGGACGCCGCCGCGCTCGGCGTCCGGATTCTGCTGGAGACGCACGACTCGCACCGCACCGGCGCCGACGCGATCCGTATCCTCGGCCCGGTCGGGCACCGGCACGTGGGCGCGCTGTGGGACGTGCTGCACACCTGGCTGGGCGGCGAGCAGCCGGCCGACAGCCACGCGGCCCTCGCCCCGCACCTCGGCTACGTCCAGGTCAAGGACGTGGCCTCGGCCGGGGACACCACCCCGCTGCCGCTCGGCGCCGGGGCGCTGCCGCTCGCCGAGTGCGTGGACGTGCTCACCCGGCGGGACTGGGACGGCTGGCTGTGCTGGGAGTACGAGAAGCGCTGGTACGAGGAGGCGGCGCCGCTCGCCGGGCTGCTGGGCGACGGGCGGGAGTACCTGGCGCGGCTGCTGGGGGAAGCCGCCTGA
- a CDS encoding LacI family DNA-binding transcriptional regulator, with protein MTVTLADVAARAQVSPATVSRVLNGNYPVAAATRERVLRAVDELDYVLNGPASALAAATSDLVGILVNDIADPFFGIMASAIQGEIGGPGGRAGGERLAVVCNTGGSPERELTYLTLLQRQRAAAVVLTGGAVEDPQHAAAVAAKLRKLADAGTRVVLCGRPPAPDTDAVALTFDNRGGARALTAHLLGLGHRRLGYIAGPVERTTTRHRLEGHRAALAAAGVEEDPRWTVHGRYDRRSGYEATLELLRRDPSLTAIVAANDSVALGACAALRESGLRIPEDVSVAGFDDLPFSIDAVPSLTTVRLPLAEAGARAGRVAMGREEPPPGGIASVRGELMVRGSTGVPHES; from the coding sequence ATGACCGTGACCCTGGCGGACGTGGCGGCCCGCGCCCAGGTCTCCCCCGCGACGGTGTCGCGCGTGCTGAACGGCAACTACCCGGTCGCCGCCGCCACCCGGGAACGGGTGCTGCGGGCGGTGGACGAGCTGGACTACGTCCTCAACGGCCCCGCCAGCGCGCTCGCCGCGGCCACCTCCGACCTGGTCGGCATCCTCGTCAACGACATCGCCGACCCCTTCTTCGGGATCATGGCGAGCGCGATCCAGGGCGAGATCGGCGGGCCGGGCGGGCGCGCCGGCGGGGAGCGGCTCGCTGTCGTCTGCAACACCGGCGGATCGCCCGAGCGGGAACTGACCTACCTGACGCTGCTCCAGCGGCAGCGGGCCGCGGCCGTGGTGCTGACCGGCGGGGCCGTGGAGGACCCGCAGCACGCGGCGGCGGTGGCGGCCAAGCTGCGGAAACTCGCGGACGCCGGGACCCGGGTGGTGCTGTGCGGGCGTCCGCCGGCGCCGGACACCGACGCCGTCGCGCTCACCTTCGACAACCGGGGCGGCGCCCGCGCGCTGACCGCCCATCTGCTCGGCCTCGGCCACCGCCGCCTGGGCTACATCGCCGGGCCCGTGGAACGTACGACCACCCGGCACCGCCTGGAGGGCCACCGGGCCGCGCTCGCGGCGGCGGGCGTCGAGGAGGACCCGCGCTGGACGGTGCACGGCCGCTACGACCGCCGGTCCGGTTACGAGGCCACGCTGGAGCTGCTGCGCCGGGACCCGTCCCTGACGGCGATCGTGGCCGCGAACGACTCCGTCGCCCTCGGCGCGTGCGCCGCGCTGCGCGAGTCCGGGCTGCGCATCCCCGAGGACGTCTCGGTGGCCGGCTTCGACGACCTTCCCTTCAGCATCGACGCGGTCCCCTCCCTGACGACGGTCCGCCTGCCCCTCGCGGAGGCGGGCGCCCGCGCGGGCCGCGTCGCGATGGGCCGCGAGGAGCCCCCGCCGGGCGGGATCGCCTCGGTGCGGGGGGAGTTGATGGTGCGGGGGTCCACGGGGGTGCCGCACGAGTCTTGA